From Prionailurus bengalensis isolate Pbe53 chromosome F2, Fcat_Pben_1.1_paternal_pri, whole genome shotgun sequence, one genomic window encodes:
- the LOC122495569 gene encoding intraflagellar transport protein 74-like has translation MVGRALQMASRLMVARGAGARAAGRLWVCPPLRRLPGLLGRARAPGPAPRARAGAAGPSQPPGTRSRGSPSPARPTPAAAFWSRSGLSRGPGSSWAAATRQGGASSPDLALLGAPAARARRSELRPPRTSRATSAADTEAGRQGVGRRALGSSLRACTGNALGGEEAWR, from the exons ATGGTGGGCAGGGCGCTGCAGATGGCCTCCCGGCTCATGGTCGCGCGCGGCGCGGGCGCTCGGGCCGCCGGCCGGCTCTGGGTGTGCCCGCCGCTTCGGAGGCTTCCGGGGCTCCTCGGCCGCGCTCGGGCGCCGGGACCCGCCCCCCGTGCCCGAGCTGGAGCGGCCGGGCCCTCCCAGCCGCCGGGGACTAGGTCACGAGGCAGCCCATCGCCCGCGCGGCCCACGCCAGCCGCTGCTTTTTGGAGCCGGAGCGGACTTTCCCGGGGGCCGGGGTCAAGTTGGGCTGCGGCGACGCGTCAAGGAGGAGCTTCCTCGCCCGACCTGGCCCTCCTAGGCGCGCCAGCCGCCCGAGCCCGGCGGTCCGAGCTCCGCCCTCCCCGAACTTCTCGGGCGACGTCAGCGGCGGACACTGAGGCGGG GCGGCAGGGTGTGGGTCGGAGGGCCCTGGGTTCCTCGCTCCGCGCCTGCACAGGAAACGctttgggtggggaggaggcgtGGCGGTGA